The Kluyvera intermedia genome includes the window ACGAGTGGCGCAGTTTATGGGGATTTACATGGCTGTTCAGCCCCTGCTTGATGCCCCATTCGGCAAAGCGTTTTTGCACATTACGCGCGGAAATACGTTTGCCCAACTTCGACAGAAACAGCGCATCATCATCACCGCCAAACAATCCGCGTAAATCCAGCCAGTGCTCAATCCACGCCACGGCATTACGGCCAATTGGCAGGCGGCGTTCTTTGCTGCCTTTACCCATCACCCAGACTTCGCCGGTATCTAAATCGAGATGTTTGATATCCAGCCCAACCAGTTCGGATAATCGCAAACCCGCGCCGTACATCACTTCAAGCATCGCGCGGTCGCGTACTGCCAGCGGGTCATTGAGATCGATATCCAACAGGCGGTTGACGTCGTCGACGTCGATATTTTTAGGAAGATGGCGCGGGGCTTTCGGGGCCGCAATCCCTTTTGCAGGATTCGCCGGTAGCTCGCCCTGGCTGACCATCCAATCAAAGAAACTGCGCAGTGCTGACAGGCGTAGCGCCAGGCTCGCTGCTCCCAAGCCTTTACGCCGGCTACGGGTGGCGAAACTACGTACCATCGCAGCATCACATTGTTGCCAATTCTGCATGCCCATTGCGGCGGCCAGTTCAATAATGGCATCAAGCTGACGCTGATAGTTCAGCAATGTTATCGGGCTAAGCTGACGCTCTACGCCCAGATAGCGCAAAAAGCGCGTGACGGCGGGCGCCAGAGAGATGTCGGTCATACGCGTTCAATCCAACGTTCCAGCAGACCCGGTAGCATCAGCGCAATCTCCTGTAACAGCTGCGTCCCCTGTCCCGGCTGGTAATGCTGCGGGTCACGGCTGCTGAACAAGATAACGCCCAGATCCCCATCACTGCCCATCATCGACATGGCCACGGAACCCACGGCTTTGGCTTCTGGCAGCACCAGCAAAAGCTCTGGGCCGTTAAGATTACCAAGATAGTGATTTGATTGGCCTAAGCGCTGTATACGCAGCGGCTCGAACGCCTGACGCGAAAGAACCAGATGGGTATATTTCGACGGCGCACCTAAGCGCCAGCGATCGGAGAATAGCCGCAGCGATGCTCCCGCCAAACCCAATTCGCGCGCCCAACGGTGAAAGCGTAACAGGAGGTCATCCAGACTTTCAGCGCAAGCCAGCCGGTTTTGCAGATGCAGCAGACGATAGAACAGGCCTTCATTGACTGCCGCCTGATCCATCAGCTGATCCATATTCTCTTCCAGCATGGCGATATAGTTGCGCGAGCGCGCCATGTGCCACTCAACCAGCGACACCATTCCCCGCACCGGGTGCGGTACGCGCATTTGCTCGACAACCGCAGAATTTCGAATAAAGAATTCAGGATGTTGCAACAGATAATCAATAACTGCGTGGTCATTTAACAACGCAGTGGCATCCTGTTGTTCTTCCCCGACATGTTTCATAGATGAATAAATCCGTCATAGACGTGTGCCGCCGGGCCAGTCATAAACAACGGTTGGCCCGGGCCTTTCCAGGCGATATCAAGACGCCCGCCCGGCAATTCCACGCGCACTTCTTCCGCCAACAAACCTTGTTGAATGCCGACCGCGACCGCCGCGCAAGCACCGCTTCCGCAGGCCTGAGTTTCACCGGCACCGCGTTCATACACGCGCAAACGGATATGTTCACGCGCGACAATCTGCATAAAACCAATGTTTGCGCGTTCAGGAAAGCGTTCATGACTTTCCATCACCGGGCCTAGCGTTTCGACCGCCGCGGTGTCGACGTTATCGACTTGAATCACGCAGTGCGGGTTCCCCATAGAAACCACGCCGCACAATACTGTCTGTTCCGCTACACGCATAATATAGGTCTTTTCCGCTTTATTGGCGCGGAAAGGCACCTGCGACGGCTCAAAGTTCGGCTCACCCATATTGACGCGAACCAGCTCGTCGTCCGTTACGGTTAATACCATACGACCGTTTGCCGTACTCACACGGATGTCACGTTTATTGGTCAGGCCTTTCAGCCGTACGAAGCGAGCAAAACAGCGTGCACCGTTACCACACTGCGATACTTCGCTACCGTCAGCGTTAAAGATGCGGTAGTGAAAATCCAGGTCAGGATCGTAAGGCGGCTCAACGACCAGCAGTTGGTCGAAGCCCACACCATGATGCCTGTCCGCCAGGCGACGAATCAGCTCTGGCGAGAAAAAAACATTCTGCGTTACCGCGTCGACAACCATGAAATCGTTGCCGAGGCCATGCATTTTAGAAAACTGCATCATCTACTCCAGTTGCGCGGAACAGAACGTATAAATTAGTAATTAACCTGCGTCGGCCCGCCGGAATCACCACGGTCATTGCGATCCGGGGTATCGCTTTGCACCGGAGGGGTCACGGGTTTGGTCGGTGGAGCTTCCGTTTTATCAGCCGGAGGAAAATAAAGCGGGCCTTTCAGGCCGCAGCCAGCAAGGCTAAACAATGCGAGTAACAATGCCAGCGGTCGAAAAATCTTATTCATTGTGAAGATGCCTGTAGTTCAATGCTTTCTGTTTTCTATCATCGCAGGAGAAGCCGCAAAAGCAAGTGTTAAGCACCTGACTGCAACGTGATTTGTTTCACGCTATACTGCCGAATCACTAAAAAACGGGAAACAACAATGAACGACAGTGAATTTCATCAATTGGCCGACACCCTGTGGATGACCATTGAAGAGCGCCTGGACAATTGGGACGGTGACAGCGATATCGACTGCGAGATCAATGGCGGTGTGCTGACCCTTAGCTTTGATAACGGCAGCAAAATTATCATTAATCGCCAGGAGCCACTGCACCAGGTGTGGTTAGCAACCAAGCAGGGCGGCTACCATTTTGACCTGAAAGGCGATGAGTGGATTTGCGACCGCAGCGGTGAAAACTTCTGGGATTTACTGGAACAAGCTGCAACGCAGCAGGCGGGGGAAGCGGTTAGCTTCCGTTAAGCGCCAATTGCCGGATGGCGGTGTAAACACCTTATCCGGCCTACCAACTGAAGCGCAATCCCGGAGTCGGCGTAAACGCCTCGTCCGGGCTACAAATGACAGGTAGCCCGGCCAAGCAACGCGCCGCCGGGATTTATATTATGAAAAATACTGCTGCAGCAGCGGCGTATTATCGTTGTCCTGATTGGACGGCGGCGGTGGGGTAATCGCCTGGCTACGGAATGGGATCACCTGCGTGCGGCCATCGACTTTCACAATCTGATAGAACTGCGGCAAGTTGAAGTTGATAAAGCTTGAGCCGTAGGTAAAGCGGTCGTGCGACGATGAGTAGAAACGGCTGACGTCACGCACCAGCTCCTCTTTACTCCCCTCACAGTGGTGATAAACCTCTGCGCGGTTGCTCTCGTCGAGAATATAGATATTAAAGCCCTGCTCTTCACCCGATGCTTCAAAGAAGAACTGGATAATCCCTTCGCTGGCAAAGCCATCAACAACCGGTGGTAACTCCACGTGGTTGGTCTCAACTTGTACCGACAGACCATGCAGCTTGTTGTGCGAAATCGCGCCATAGAACTCAATGGCGTTTTCCAGCTTCTGCACCGACACATTCAGGCGCTCAAAGAAGAGACCCCAAGTCTGCCCGGAGACGCGCAGCGCTTTGAAGCGGCCCGTTTCATGGCGAGTGCTTGAAAGGCGCAGTTCGATACACTCAGACACCAGTTGCTGCACGCGGGTACGAATCAAGCCGCGCAGATGCTGGCTGTAGCAGAACACTTCGACGCTATCCGGCGGCGCAGCATCCTGGTGCATTTTACCGAGGATGGTTTTCAACGCCTCGATCATCGCCTGCTCGCCGTTAAAGTGCAGCGTACGCACTTCGTTCCACGAGTTGCGATACAGCAGGTCAACGCTGCCGACCAGGCATTTCTGGTCTTCGCCGAAGCTGAAGATATCGAGCTTGCGGAAGTCGAAATGTACGACCTGATTGCGGAAAGCCGCCGTCGGGTCATATTCGAGGTTAACGATAATCGCCAGGTGGCGAATTTCACACGGGCTGTACAGTGCTTTCGGGGTCGGCGACGGCAGGCGTAGCGGGAAGTGGTGCGATACGTCAGCGACCATTTCCTGCAATTTCGCCAGATCGACAATCTCATTGCCTTTGATAAACAGGCGCGTACGAGAGGTCAACAGGCCGTTAAACCAGGCCCAGGCCACCAGCTTATTAAGATAGCGGTTATATTCCAGCGGCTGATGGCTAACAATCGATTCCATGTTCGGCGCGCGGTTGTAGAGATACCAACCCGTACGGTTAGCACGTCCCGGCGGAACATAGATAAAGGTCAGATTCGGTTCGGAAAGATCCGGTGAAATTTGCGGGTTAACCAGCGTCACTTTACCCGGCAATGCTTCAAACGCCGCATACAGTTTACGCGTCAGCACACCGATATCCTGCGGACTGGCGGATACGCTGAGATTATTGCGGCGAGCAAAGCGGATCAGATTACGGTAGCTTTGCATCATGGCATCAAGCAGTTCGTTGTGCGCTTCACGCACCTGATCGATTTTCCAGTTGGCGCGGTTGTCGAGCATCGCCAGACGTTCTTCGCTCCAGCCCCACTCTTTCACCAGTTGCCCAATCACCTCACGACGCCAGCCAACGCAGGCACGTTCACGACTGAGCTTTTCGCACACTTTCAGATAGAAGCAGCGGCGGACGAGATCCAGACGGGTGTCGTCTTCAATGGCCTTCAGATACTCAGTGACGCGCTCCAGCATCATGCAGTAAGCGTCGAGACCAAAGGAGACAATCTCGCCGTCGTGCAGGCGCTGTTTAATATCTTTCGCCAACAGGCGGGTACCAGGATATTCCCAAGAATAAGCTTCAAGCAGCAGAGTTTTCAGCACCGCTTTATACGGTGAGTCGATACTCTTATAGAGCTGCCACAGGCTTGCGCCAAAGTATTCTTCGGCGGAGAGCGAACTCAATCCACCGAGGTCGAGCCATTCGTTTGGCGTCAGCACACCCTGAGCGTAAAGCGTCATGACGTAATCGTCGTAATGCTCTTCTTCTTCGCACGGCACCATATTCCACAGAATACGTTTGCCGGCCAGGCGCACCGCCGTACGGTAAAACTCGTCGAGCAGTAAAATATGCTGTGTTGAACCGCAGTCTTCGCCGCCGAGACTGCCGCTTTCATTGTGACGGAAGCGGTTTTCGTCGATCAGGAAGAAGCTGACTTCAACGCCAAGCGACGCCGCCCAGCTTTCCAGCAGGCTGCATTTTCGTTGCAATAGTTGGCGTTCATCATTATCGAGCCACGACTGATGGCAGACCCAGATATCGAGGTCGGAAGAACAGCTCTGGCCGACGGACGAGGTGCTGCCCATCGAGTAGATGCCTGTTATCGGCAGCTCGCCCTTCGCGGAGATCTGCGGCGCCATGCCGCGATGCAGTTCGAGCTCATCAAGGTAATGACGTTGGGTTTCATCAGGCGTGTAAATGCAGATGCCCTTGGGAACGTTACCGTCAAGGTAACCCGGCATCAGCGGATGATGATAATGTAATAATGTCGGCAGTAGACTGTATACCTGCTGGAAAGCAGGGCCCATGGCTGCAAGCGCGCGATCTACACGCAGTTGGTTGATGGCATCCAGTCTCTGTTTAAGCGTCTCAATATAGAGGTACAAGACATATCGCCTGATGTTCAAACCTCGACGTATCTTTAAACAATGCAGGTACGGAGGTTTTTAATATTTCAACAAGAAGAACCGTTACCGTTTATCGCCCGCCGTTGTGATGATTAAAATTCGGGCAAAAATCGGTTTAAAACGTGATCAATCTAACACCTTGCCGGTTGACGGTAAAGAATGTTGCACTACAACAAGTGTAGCATCTAATGCTGTTGTAAACCCCGGCATACGATCAAGACAGTGCCAGTAATACCAGGTAAACACAACTCCGTTTACGTCTGCCATCATTTACACAACAGGCATGTTTCCTGCATTGCGATTAGTTCAGAGTATGAAACCCTGAAAACTAACATCATTAAGTCAACAATGTTAGGATGAACAACGGACGATAATGACGGTAACAAGCATGTTAGACAAAGTTTTGAGAATTGCCACACGCCAAAGTCCGCTCGCTCTCTGGCAAGCGTACTATGTAAAAGAACGCCTGATGGCTTGCCATCCAGGGCTGACGGTGACGCTTGTCCCGATGGTTACCCGCGGTGACATTATCCTTGATACTCCGCTGGCCAAAGTGGGTGGCAAGGGGCTTTTTGTCAAAGAGCTTGAGCTGGCACTGCTTGAAGATCGCGCCGATATCGCCGTGCATTCAATGAAAGATGTGCCCGTCGAGTTCCCAGAAGGACTGGGCCTCGTGACCATTTGTGAGCGCGAAGACCCACGTGATGCCTTCGTGTCGAACCATTTCACCTGCATGGATGACCTCCCAGCGGGAAGCATCGTGGGCACCTCCAGCCTGCGTCGCCAGTGCCAGATTGCCCAGCGCCGCCCGGATCTGGTGATTCGCTCGCTGCGCGGGAACGTCGGCACGCGTCTAAGCAAACTCGATAACGGCGATTACGATGCCATTATTTTGGCCGTCGCTGGACTCAAGCGTCTTGAGCTGGATGCCCGCATCCGCCAACCGATGTCACCAGAAGAATCGCTTCCGGCCGTGGGTCAAGGCGCAGTCGGCATTGAATGTCGCCTGGGTGATGAGCAAACTCGCGCACTGCTCGCACCGCTGAACCACGACGAAACCGCCGTTCGCGTGTGCGCCGAGCGCGCCATGAATACGCGCCTGGAAGGCGGCTGTCAGGTTCCTATTGGCAGCTATGCTGAGCTTATCGACGGCGAGTTGTGGCTACGCGCACTGGTTGGTGCGCCGGACGGCAGTGAAACGGTACGCGGCGAACGTCGTGGTAAACCTGAAGACGCCGAACGCATGGGTATTGAGCTGGCCGATGAACTGCTGGATAACGGTGCCCGAGAGATTCTGGCTGCGGTTTACGACGGAGACGCCGCCGTATGACCATCCTGGTAACCCGCCCCTCTCCACAAGGAGAAGAGTTAGTGAGCCGTTTACGCGCGCTGGGGCGAGTGGCCTGGAGTTTCCCACTGATTGATTTTACCCCCGGCCGAGAGCTGAATACGCTCGGCCAATCGTTGCAGACATTGGGCGACGGGGATTTAATTTTCGCGCTGTCGCAACACGCCGTCAGCTTCGCGCATGCGCAGCTACAGCAACAGCACCTTCGCTGGCCAACCTCGGCACACTATTTTGCGATTGGCCGCACCACGGCATTAGCCCTGCATCAGGTCAACGGTCTCGATGTTCGTTATCCATTAGATCGGGAAATTAGCGAAGTGTTGCTACAATTACCTGAATTGCAAACTATTGCGGGAAAAAAGGCGCTCATCTTGCGTGGTAACGGCGGACGTGAATTGCTCGCTGAAACCCTCACCGCACGGGGTGCCGATGTGACGCTTTGTGAATGTTATCAACGCAGCCCCATCCACTACGATGGCGCGGAAGAAGCGATGCGCTGGCAGTCGCGTGAAGTCACGACGATTGTGGTCACCAGTGGTGAAATGTTGCAACAACTGTTGACGCTCATTCCTCTCTGGTACCGGGAAAACTGGCTGCTTAAGTGCCGGTTACTGGTGGTGAGTGAACGCATTGCAAAACTTGCCCAGGAGATGGGCTGGCAGGATATTCAGGTTGCCGATAGCGCAGACAACGATGCGCTGCTGCGCGCATTACAATAACTCTCAAAATTGGAAGCCATAATGACGGAACAAAAAGAAAACTCCGCCGTGGTTGAAGAGTCCAGGGACGCCGTGAACACCACGCCAAAACCCGACACTCGTAAGCCAGAAAATGCTGAGAAAAAAAATAACGGCGGGAAAACTAGCCTGGTGTTGAGCGCGGTCGCGATCGCCATTGCACTGGCAGCAGGCGTTGGCCTGTACGGCTGGGGCAAACAGCAGGCCGTCAACCAGTCCTCTACCAGCGATACGCTCGCGAATCAGCTTATTGCGCTGCAAAAAACGCAGGATGCGCAAAAAGAGGCGCTGGAGACCACTCTCAAACAGCAGGCGACTCAACTGGAAGAGGCGAAAGCCCAACAGAGTGAACTGGCTAAGCAGCTTGATGAACTCCAGCAAAAGGTTGCCGCTATCTCAGGTACCGACTCCAAAACCTGGTTGCTCTCGCAGGCTGATTTCCTCGTGAAACTGGCAGGGCGCAAACTGTGGAGCGATCAGGATGCCACCACCGCTGCCGCACTGCTGAAAAGCGCCGATGCTAGCCTTGCCGATATGAACGATCCCAGTTTAATCGCAGCTCGTCGGGCGATCACTGAAGATATCGCCAGTCTTGCCGCCGTTTCTCAGGTGGATTACGACGGCATCATTCTTAAGGTGAATCAGTTGGCAAACCAGGTCGATAACCTGCGTCTGGCCGATAACAATACCGATGGTTCACCGATGGATAACGACGACAGCGAACTGTCTGCATCACTGGGTGAATGGCGCGTTAATCTGCAAAAAAGCTGGCAGAACTTTATGGACAGCTTTATTACCATTCGCCGCCGTGATGAAACCGCCGTACCGCTGCTGGCGCCAAACCAGGATATCTACCTACGGGAAAATATCCGTTCTCAGCTGTTAGCGGCTGTACAAGCGGTACCGCGCCATCAGGATGAAACCTACAAGCAGGCGCTGGATAATGTCTCAACATGGGTTCGCGCTTACTACGACACCGATGATGCGGCGACTAAAACGTTCCTGAATGATATTGAAACGTTGAGCCAGCAGAGCATT containing:
- the cyaA gene encoding class I adenylate cyclase, encoding MYLYIETLKQRLDAINQLRVDRALAAMGPAFQQVYSLLPTLLHYHHPLMPGYLDGNVPKGICIYTPDETQRHYLDELELHRGMAPQISAKGELPITGIYSMGSTSSVGQSCSSDLDIWVCHQSWLDNDERQLLQRKCSLLESWAASLGVEVSFFLIDENRFRHNESGSLGGEDCGSTQHILLLDEFYRTAVRLAGKRILWNMVPCEEEEHYDDYVMTLYAQGVLTPNEWLDLGGLSSLSAEEYFGASLWQLYKSIDSPYKAVLKTLLLEAYSWEYPGTRLLAKDIKQRLHDGEIVSFGLDAYCMMLERVTEYLKAIEDDTRLDLVRRCFYLKVCEKLSRERACVGWRREVIGQLVKEWGWSEERLAMLDNRANWKIDQVREAHNELLDAMMQSYRNLIRFARRNNLSVSASPQDIGVLTRKLYAAFEALPGKVTLVNPQISPDLSEPNLTFIYVPPGRANRTGWYLYNRAPNMESIVSHQPLEYNRYLNKLVAWAWFNGLLTSRTRLFIKGNEIVDLAKLQEMVADVSHHFPLRLPSPTPKALYSPCEIRHLAIIVNLEYDPTAAFRNQVVHFDFRKLDIFSFGEDQKCLVGSVDLLYRNSWNEVRTLHFNGEQAMIEALKTILGKMHQDAAPPDSVEVFCYSQHLRGLIRTRVQQLVSECIELRLSSTRHETGRFKALRVSGQTWGLFFERLNVSVQKLENAIEFYGAISHNKLHGLSVQVETNHVELPPVVDGFASEGIIQFFFEASGEEQGFNIYILDESNRAEVYHHCEGSKEELVRDVSRFYSSSHDRFTYGSSFINFNLPQFYQIVKVDGRTQVIPFRSQAITPPPPSNQDNDNTPLLQQYFS
- the hemX gene encoding uroporphyrinogen-III C-methyltransferase produces the protein MTEQKENSAVVEESRDAVNTTPKPDTRKPENAEKKNNGGKTSLVLSAVAIAIALAAGVGLYGWGKQQAVNQSSTSDTLANQLIALQKTQDAQKEALETTLKQQATQLEEAKAQQSELAKQLDELQQKVAAISGTDSKTWLLSQADFLVKLAGRKLWSDQDATTAAALLKSADASLADMNDPSLIAARRAITEDIASLAAVSQVDYDGIILKVNQLANQVDNLRLADNNTDGSPMDNDDSELSASLGEWRVNLQKSWQNFMDSFITIRRRDETAVPLLAPNQDIYLRENIRSQLLAAVQAVPRHQDETYKQALDNVSTWVRAYYDTDDAATKTFLNDIETLSQQSISMDVPETLESQPILEKLMQTRVRNLMAQPAIAQPAAEQPAAAAPVTEQPAAPQGE
- the hemD gene encoding uroporphyrinogen-III synthase, which translates into the protein MTILVTRPSPQGEELVSRLRALGRVAWSFPLIDFTPGRELNTLGQSLQTLGDGDLIFALSQHAVSFAHAQLQQQHLRWPTSAHYFAIGRTTALALHQVNGLDVRYPLDREISEVLLQLPELQTIAGKKALILRGNGGRELLAETLTARGADVTLCECYQRSPIHYDGAEEAMRWQSREVTTIVVTSGEMLQQLLTLIPLWYRENWLLKCRLLVVSERIAKLAQEMGWQDIQVADSADNDALLRALQ
- the xerC gene encoding tyrosine recombinase XerC codes for the protein MTDISLAPAVTRFLRYLGVERQLSPITLLNYQRQLDAIIELAAAMGMQNWQQCDAAMVRSFATRSRRKGLGAASLALRLSALRSFFDWMVSQGELPANPAKGIAAPKAPRHLPKNIDVDDVNRLLDIDLNDPLAVRDRAMLEVMYGAGLRLSELVGLDIKHLDLDTGEVWVMGKGSKERRLPIGRNAVAWIEHWLDLRGLFGGDDDALFLSKLGKRISARNVQKRFAEWGIKQGLNSHVNPHKLRHSFATHMLESSGDLRGVQELLGHANLSTTQIYTHLDFQHLATVYDAAHPRAKREK
- the dapF gene encoding diaminopimelate epimerase encodes the protein MQFSKMHGLGNDFMVVDAVTQNVFFSPELIRRLADRHHGVGFDQLLVVEPPYDPDLDFHYRIFNADGSEVSQCGNGARCFARFVRLKGLTNKRDIRVSTANGRMVLTVTDDELVRVNMGEPNFEPSQVPFRANKAEKTYIMRVAEQTVLCGVVSMGNPHCVIQVDNVDTAAVETLGPVMESHERFPERANIGFMQIVAREHIRLRVYERGAGETQACGSGACAAVAVGIQQGLLAEEVRVELPGGRLDIAWKGPGQPLFMTGPAAHVYDGFIHL
- the lptM gene encoding LPS translocon maturation chaperone LptM encodes the protein MNKIFRPLALLLALFSLAGCGLKGPLYFPPADKTEAPPTKPVTPPVQSDTPDRNDRGDSGGPTQVNY
- a CDS encoding DUF484 domain-containing protein codes for the protein MKHVGEEQQDATALLNDHAVIDYLLQHPEFFIRNSAVVEQMRVPHPVRGMVSLVEWHMARSRNYIAMLEENMDQLMDQAAVNEGLFYRLLHLQNRLACAESLDDLLLRFHRWARELGLAGASLRLFSDRWRLGAPSKYTHLVLSRQAFEPLRIQRLGQSNHYLGNLNGPELLLVLPEAKAVGSVAMSMMGSDGDLGVILFSSRDPQHYQPGQGTQLLQEIALMLPGLLERWIERV
- the hemC gene encoding hydroxymethylbilane synthase, encoding MLDKVLRIATRQSPLALWQAYYVKERLMACHPGLTVTLVPMVTRGDIILDTPLAKVGGKGLFVKELELALLEDRADIAVHSMKDVPVEFPEGLGLVTICEREDPRDAFVSNHFTCMDDLPAGSIVGTSSLRRQCQIAQRRPDLVIRSLRGNVGTRLSKLDNGDYDAIILAVAGLKRLELDARIRQPMSPEESLPAVGQGAVGIECRLGDEQTRALLAPLNHDETAVRVCAERAMNTRLEGGCQVPIGSYAELIDGELWLRALVGAPDGSETVRGERRGKPEDAERMGIELADELLDNGAREILAAVYDGDAAV
- the cyaY gene encoding iron donor protein CyaY, with amino-acid sequence MNDSEFHQLADTLWMTIEERLDNWDGDSDIDCEINGGVLTLSFDNGSKIIINRQEPLHQVWLATKQGGYHFDLKGDEWICDRSGENFWDLLEQAATQQAGEAVSFR